A part of Bubalus bubalis isolate 160015118507 breed Murrah chromosome 6, NDDB_SH_1, whole genome shotgun sequence genomic DNA contains:
- the C6H1orf109 gene encoding uncharacterized protein C1orf109 homolog isoform X1, producing the protein MTEDQPLLAVQEALRKCFPVVDEQQGLWQSALRDCPPLLASLSNLAEQLQAAQNLRFEDVPSLRDFPDLQERLRRKQLAAGDTILDKLGERLATLLKVRDVVSSHVEHVLQIYEQHADTIGLDAVLQASAASPSVAEMLEWLQDIERHYRNSYLKRKYLLSSIQWEDLGNIQALPRAWDRISEDEHPDLVRGAGFHAVPHVCSPPFCV; encoded by the exons ATGACTGAAGATCAGCCTTTGCTTGCCGTGCAGGAGGCCCTGAGGAAGTGCTTTCCCGTGGTGGACGAGCAGCAGGGCCTGTGGCAGAGTGCTCTGAGGGACTGCCCGCCCCTCCTGGCCTCCCTCAGCAACCTGGCAGAGCAGCTGCAGGCCGCACAGAACCTGCGATTTGAGGATGTGCCCTCACTTCGGGACTTCCCAGACTTACAGGAGCGGCTGAGGCGCAAGCAGCTGGCGGCTGGTGACACTATCCTGGACAAGCTAGGAGAGAGGCT AGCCACCCTCCTCAAGGTGCGTGATGTGGTCAGCAGCCACGTGGAGCACGTGCTTCAGATCTATGAGCAGCATGCAGACACGATCGGCCTCGATGCTGTCCTGCAGGCTTCAGCTGCGAGCCCCTCTGTGGCTGAAATGTTGGAGTGGTTGCAGGATATTGAGAGACATTATCGGAATTC GTACCTGAAGAGGAAGtacctcctgtcctcaatccaaTGGGAAGACTTGGGAAACATCCAAGCTTTGCCCAGAGCCTGGGACCGAATCTCAGAAGATGAACACCCGGACCTTGTACGAGGTGCTGGTTTTCATGCAGTCCCTCATGTCTGCTCCCCTCCTTTCTGTGTCTAG
- the C6H1orf109 gene encoding uncharacterized protein C1orf109 homolog isoform X2: MTEDQPLLAVQEALRKCFPVVDEQQGLWQSALRDCPPLLASLSNLAEQLQAAQNLRFEDVPSLRDFPDLQERLRRKQLAAGDTILDKLGERLATLLKVRDVVSSHVEHVLQIYEQHADTIGLDAVLQASAASPSVAEMLEWLQDIERHYRNSYLKRKYLLSSIQWEDLGNIQALPRAWDRISEDEHPDLVRDVMLNVSFFLEE, translated from the exons ATGACTGAAGATCAGCCTTTGCTTGCCGTGCAGGAGGCCCTGAGGAAGTGCTTTCCCGTGGTGGACGAGCAGCAGGGCCTGTGGCAGAGTGCTCTGAGGGACTGCCCGCCCCTCCTGGCCTCCCTCAGCAACCTGGCAGAGCAGCTGCAGGCCGCACAGAACCTGCGATTTGAGGATGTGCCCTCACTTCGGGACTTCCCAGACTTACAGGAGCGGCTGAGGCGCAAGCAGCTGGCGGCTGGTGACACTATCCTGGACAAGCTAGGAGAGAGGCT AGCCACCCTCCTCAAGGTGCGTGATGTGGTCAGCAGCCACGTGGAGCACGTGCTTCAGATCTATGAGCAGCATGCAGACACGATCGGCCTCGATGCTGTCCTGCAGGCTTCAGCTGCGAGCCCCTCTGTGGCTGAAATGTTGGAGTGGTTGCAGGATATTGAGAGACATTATCGGAATTC GTACCTGAAGAGGAAGtacctcctgtcctcaatccaaTGGGAAGACTTGGGAAACATCCAAGCTTTGCCCAGAGCCTGGGACCGAATCTCAGAAGATGAACACCCGGACCTTGTACGAG ATGTCATGTTGAAtgtttccttcttcctggaaGAGTGA